The Anticarsia gemmatalis isolate Benzon Research Colony breed Stoneville strain chromosome 1, ilAntGemm2 primary, whole genome shotgun sequence sequence ATTGATCACAGAGATAAAACGACTACCTCAGTTCAGAACATCTAAAGTCGTCGTGATTGGAGGCTCATATCCTGGAAACTTAGCAGCATGGATGAGACTTAAATTTCCGAATCTGGTTGACGCTGCCCTCGCCAGTAGCGCTCCGGTATTAGCAAAGAAAGACTTCCACGAATATATTGAAACTGTTCAAGACGTTTTCAAGAAATATGGAACACCTACGTGCTACAGTAAAATAAGAAGTAGCTTTGAAAGGTATCATcaattattacaaacaaataatggtattattcaattgaaaaaagaaaataagatttgCCATAATACTGATATGACAAGACCAAAAACTCAACAAATGTTCTTTATGAGCAAATCTTCTCCTTTGATGCATGCGGTGCAATATGGCAGTCCCGAGTCCATCAAAcaaatctgtttaaaaatagtaaataataccGAAATTCAAATCAGTGGACGTcttcttttgaaatattctgTTCAGAATAAAGAAAAAGGTTGTACTGACTATGAATTCGAAAGAGTTATGAATAGTTACGCGAATCATCCTGTAATTATGCCATGGTTTTATCAAACTTGTACTGAATTTGGATACTACCAATCAACATCGTCTTTAAGTCATCCTTTCACTAACATGGTACCGccacaaatatattataacatgtGTACCTATTTATATGGGAGTACCTTTGATGAGGCAAGGATAGACTTTGGTATAAGGAAATCGAATGCCTTGTATGGGGGACTAAAACCTAATGTGACTAAAGTGATATTTGTGAATGGAGACATGGACCCGTGGCATAGATTGAGCGTGTTAGATCACCTTTCACAAGATGCCCCAGCTATTTTTGTAAGTGGTACTTCTCATTGTGTTGATTTGTATTCAGACCGCCCTTTTGATcaatacataaacaatattacGAAGACAGCTAAAACAAAAACGGTTTTACATTTttctgttaataataatatgtacataatttcGTGATATTACGTACGTCCTCTTCATTATAGtaatgtaaatgtttaattaaagaaaaataaaaatccaagCTAGACGAAAAAGCTTGCGTAGTGGCAATATGGCTGTTAATCtaaaatttgataaaagtttaaacGAATTAGCTAGGTAGAATTTCAAATTCcctatgttattatttttatacttactgttattgaattgaatttacATAGGTCACGAGGTTGACATTCATTAAAGTTTCATTTTGCCTCACTATACCCACGATACGTATGTTTAAAATTACCATATTATTAATGCGTTAGAGATACAAAACTGACTGTCCcacaaattactatttaatcgATCTCACACAGTGGGATAGTAACACcatgtatttatttcacataaccGTTTTTATAACGACATgcatttgtttaacaaatgcCTTCGGAATCTAtggatttttaaatacttatggATTATTCTTAAAAGAATTGACGGACGCACTTGATTTATTCGACGCAGCTTCGACTTTAACAAAATGGATCAAACAACCGCTGGATCACTTCGATGAAAACGAAAACCGAACTTGGGATATGCGGTACTTTGAAAGACTTGATTATTGGAAAGCGGAAGGCCCTATTTACTTGTTCATCAATGGCGAAGCACAAGCAAGTGACGCTTTGCTCCGAACTggaattttatatgaattagCAAAGGAAACTAATGGAGCTATGTATGCATCAGAACACAGGTATTATGGAAAAAGCCAGCCCTTCAAAGAGATGAGTACGGAAAATTTTGCATATCTTAGTTCAAGACAAGCTCTCGCTGATGTAGCGAAATTACTACAGGAAATTAAGTCATTGCCTCAATATAAGGAATCCAAAGTAGTTGTGGTTGGAGGTTCTTATGCAGGAAACTTAGCAGCCTGGATGAAACTCCTATATCCTGACTTAATTGATGCAGCCATTGCTAGCAGTGCCCCAGTGTTAGCAAAAAAAGATTTCTATGAATATTTAGAAAGTGTCAGCGACGATTTTGAAAAACACGGATCTTCTGGATGTCATAAACGAATAGGAGAAGTGTTTAATAGATACGTTGAGTTATTCAAAACAGATGCTGGTATCAAACAGCTCAAGAAAGAAGAACGGATATGCAACAGTACTGATATGAATAAACcagaaaataaacagttattctTCCTAGATAAAGCAGTACAGTTCATGTATGAGGCACAATATGGTAATGTTGAAAGCATCAATAACTACTGCGACGGTATGAAAAATAATTCGCTTGTTTTCGCGTTTATAGATGACGAATACGACTTATGGAGCCAAAAGACTAATTGCTTTAACTATAATTTCGATCATATGATTGAGAATATGAGACAGGTTGATTGGGTGATGGCTTGGACTTATCAAACGTGTACCGAATTTGGTTATTTTATGAGTACTTCGTCCAAGAAACATCCTTTCACAGATAATGTTCCTGTAGATCTCTATCATACGCAATGTACTAAAACGTATGGTCCAAAATTTAATGAGAAAAGAGTTGAAGAAGGAATTAAACGTACTAATGATATGTATGGTGGTCTTACGCCTAATGTTACGCATGTAGTTTTCACGAATGGTGATCTAGACCCGTGGGCCAGGTTAGGAATTTTAGAAGATGTATCATATGACGCGCCTGCGAAAATGATACCTCGGTCATCTCACTGTAGagatttattttctaacaaagCTAATGACCCCGAAGAATTGAAAGAAGCTAGAAATTATACGAAATACTTAATCAAGAAATGGATTGGGGCCGATAAATATGAAAAGCCGTAAGAAAAATTTATTGAGCTCACTGAATATTAATTGCCTAATGATAATGAATAGTTATCGTGTAAtgtgttaataaaaatctacgtcgaaatattttatttcctgaACCTACgcttaatgtttttaatttatttaagtttgtatTAGATCCCGTGTAATATGTTACTTAACTTTTCTACCATAGCACCGGTTACATTGTTTCTTAGCAACCCCTTAATATCGTTCAGAAATAACCAATCTATAGATATTCTAAGAACCctttaactgaaaaaaaagtTCAATcgaaaatagtaattatatattttgttgtcaTTCTACACCCGTACTTTTTAACTATAATTGAGTTATGcttgataacaaaatatagatactataattttatgacTACGACGAATATATAAGCAAGAattcttaaatatttgaaattttctttaatgATAAAATGGTTCCTCAAGTATATAAGtctacattttacataaaatcataacaaGGGCTCTCAACTGAAGTCATGTTCTTCATTAACGTATTAAGTATTGCTTTAGCAACATGTGTTTATTCTACGAACGCATCTTTTGGTTTCGGGGGAACTTACGAATTCCTCTACGAGTATCAAAACGGACAATTTGATAACCGTAGTATCGATAacgatattgaaataaaaagcaaatgGATCCAACAACCTCTGGATCATTTCAGTTGTAATGATCAACGCACGTGGCAAATGAGGTATTTTGAAGCTCTCGATTTTTGGAAACCCGGAGGACCTGTTTACGTGTTCATTGGGGGTGAAAGTGAAGCGGACCCTATATTTCTAAGAACAGGAATGATATACGAATTAGCAAAAGAAACTAATGGTGCAATGTATTTATCTGAACACAGGTACTATGGTAAAAGCAAGCCTTTtcctaatttaaataaagatacGTTAGAGTATCTTAGTTCGACTCAAGGTCTTGTAGATTTAGCTAAATTGATCACAGAGATAAAACGACTACCTCAGTTCAGAACATCTAAAGTCGTCGTGATTGGAGGCTCATATCCTGGAAACTTAGCAGCATGGATGAGACTTAAATTTCCGAATCTAGTTGACGCTGCCCTCGCCAGTAGCGCTCCGGTGTTAGCAAAGAAAGACTTCCACGAATATATTGAAACCGTTCAAGACGTCTTCAAGAAATATGGAACACCTACGTGCTACAGTAAAATAAGAAGTAGCTTTGAAAGGTATTATCAATTATTACAAACAAGTAATGGCATTATTcaattgaaaaaagaaaataagatttgCCATAATACTGATATGACAAGACCAAAAAATcaacaaatgttttttatgaGCAAATCTTCTCCATTGATGCATGCAGTGCAGTATGGCAGTCCCGAGTCCATCaaacaaacatgtttaaaaatagtaaataataccGAAATCCAAATCAGTGGACGTcttcttttgaaatattctgTTCAGAATAAAGAAAAAGGTTGTATTGACTATGAATTCGAAAGAGTTATGAATAGTTACGCGAATCATCCTGTAATTATCCCATGGTTTTATCAAACTTGTACTGAATTTGGATACTACCAATCAACATCGTCTTTAAGTCACCCTTTCACTAACATGGTACCGCCACaaatctattataatatgtgtacCTATTTATATGGGAGTACCTTTGATGAGGCAAGGATAGACTTTGGTATAAGGAAATCGAATGCCTTGTATGGGGGACTAAAACCTAATGTGACTAAAGTGATATTTGTGAATGGAGACATGGACCCGTGGCATAGATTGAGCGTGTTAGATCACCTTTCACAAGATGCCCCAGCTATTTTTGTAAGTGGTACTTCTCATTGTGTTGATTTGTATTCAGACCGCCCTTTTGATCCACAAGAAATGATAGAAGCGAGGCGGTTaattaagaaaacaataaagtatTGGATTGGTATCTGAAAAAACTGAAATggatttccaaaaaatatagtGCAAATATAACCATGTTCTTtcaaaaatacagtttatttttcatttctaaaGAAAAAGAGACGAAATGATACAAACAGCTTCCAAATTATGAATATACCTTCACTGtcctattttcttttttttttctatagataCACCACAAACAATCTCCTGTAATTGTAAAATGAGTTTGAAGTTAATATACCAtagtaatttcactatttttattgcttttttttttaattcgttgATTCGAACGTGACAGTATAATATTGGCACTGATCGTGCAATGGCAATGGTTCgcaatataaaaatcaaattaaaacaaccttgttattaaaaataattgtatattttattcataaacggTCTTCTTATGATAGGTTACTCAAAAACCAACACCctatattaaacaatacaagAGGATGTTGATGTTTCATTACTTAAATTTGTAAACGTATCTATACATTGTGCTTGAGTACAAAAATATCTATCATAAGtcatcataatttaaaaatgctcTGATTCATTGTGTAAGAAAACCTTTTTGCATATAACATCGATATGAGCATTATTGTTCTACTGAATATAAGCGGCCTGTAACGAGCTACAGATAATTACTGGATAGCATATTCAACAAAAAAGTCGTGACTTAATTTTGGAACTCATTTATTCTAGCCAACAAATTAGTCGCGACTTAGACGTTAAATTTCAGCTAGTCAATTCTTATTTGTAGTCGCGAGACAGGATTTTCCTTTGAATTTTTTGACGTACATATTATCAACTAACAGTATCGTTATAATTATCTACAATAATGCATAAGATACAATGGTAACCTGTGTAGCACCGAATATATGATACTACATCTCATTTTGAAAAGCATATAAAATAAGATCAAATAAAATGAGCTATGGTGTCACCCTAACATAGTTCTTTCAAGgaccttattttaataatataaaattatcggATATATGTTACACTAGAATATTCTACGTATATAGTTATACacatatatttcttaaaataattgtgacaaaattatattttgattgtcAACATAGgttcgtaataataatattgagtatTGAGAGATATTAGAAAATACATGAATACAAAAACTTAACACGAGAGAgaagataatatttacaatagaatAACGTACAAATTACGACTATTCGACTAATTACTATATAAAATCGAACAAATACTAACAATGTGTTGTCAAAAGGCAGTAAGGCCTTGCTACACACCTATTCAGTTcagcagtatttatcgaacaacaaaaccgaattGGTGATGTCGAGCGGCATATTTCCAGAACATTTATCTACAGATATTCGGTTTTGCTGCTCGGCTAGGCTGTTTAGGCCGAATATAAGTGTAGCAAATCTTACAAAATAAGCTGATGCATAATACGCAGTATGGGAAAATAAATACTGCCTATAAAAAAcccgaataaaaataataaatttcaaacAAGAAGAAACCCTGAAAacgatcataaataaaaacaacaaaattaattcgAAAATCCCTAATCGATTCATAATTTTCCCAACCCTGTTTTGACTAGGattgacacttaaaataaaaaaatatattttaactacaaGACATTTGTGATGTTGTTGAACACGCAAATCGTTAAATACGTTGGCAGTGATAGTTAACTTATTGCTTTAATTTAAcactatttttacaataatcaGTTAAATACACTACAGCTAAAATATTGGTAAAGTTGATTACTAAGTTATTATCTAGTTGTATTGTTTAAATGTAAGATGATTATAAAACTTACACGTGTAGAATTCTTCATAATCCGCCATTTTCCATGTAT is a genomic window containing:
- the LOC142982115 gene encoding putative serine protease K12H4.7 translates to MYFINVFSIALATCVYSTNASFGFGGTYEFLYEDQNGQFDNRSFDNDIEIKSKWIQQPLDHFSCNDQRTWQMRYFEALDFWKPGGPVYVFIGGEGEANPIFLRTGMIYELAKETNGAMFLSEHRYYGKSKPFPNLNKDTLEYLSSTQGLVDLAKLITEIKRLPQFRTSKVVVIGGSYPGNLAAWMRLKFPNLVDAALASSAPVLAKKDFHEYIETVQDVFKKYGTPTCYSKIRSSFERYHQLLQTNNGIIQLKKENKICHNTDMTRPKTQQMFFMSKSSPLMHAVQYGSPESIKQICLKITALLINT
- the LOC142978843 gene encoding putative serine protease K12H4.7, which gives rise to MYLFHITVFITTCICLTNAFGIYGFLNTYGLFLKELTDALDLFDAASTLTKWIKQPLDHFDENENRTWDMRYFERLDYWKAEGPIYLFINGEAQASDALLRTGILYELAKETNGAMYASEHRYYGKSQPFKEMSTENFAYLSSRQALADVAKLLQEIKSLPQYKESKVVVVGGSYAGNLAAWMKLLYPDLIDAAIASSAPVLAKKDFYEYLESVSDDFEKHGSSGCHKRIGEVFNRYVELFKTDAGIKQLKKEERICNSTDMNKPENKQLFFLDKAVQFMYEAQYGNVESINNYCDGMKNNSLVFAFIDDEYDLWSQKTNCFNYNFDHMIENMRQVDWVMAWTYQTCTEFGYFMSTSSKKHPFTDNVPVDLYHTQCTKTYGPKFNEKRVEEGIKRTNDMYGGLTPNVTHVVFTNGDLDPWARLGILEDVSYDAPAKMIPRSSHCRDLFSNKANDPEELKEARNYTKYLIKKWIGADKYEKP
- the LOC142976606 gene encoding putative serine protease K12H4.7, with product MFFINVLSIALATCVYSTNASFGFGGTYEFLYEYQNGQFDNRSIDNDIEIKSKWIQQPLDHFSCNDQRTWQMRYFEALDFWKPGGPVYVFIGGESEADPIFLRTGMIYELAKETNGAMYLSEHRYYGKSKPFPNLNKDTLEYLSSTQGLVDLAKLITEIKRLPQFRTSKVVVIGGSYPGNLAAWMRLKFPNLVDAALASSAPVLAKKDFHEYIETVQDVFKKYGTPTCYSKIRSSFERYYQLLQTSNGIIQLKKENKICHNTDMTRPKNQQMFFMSKSSPLMHAVQYGSPESIKQTCLKIVNNTEIQISGRLLLKYSVQNKEKGCIDYEFERVMNSYANHPVIIPWFYQTCTEFGYYQSTSSLSHPFTNMVPPQIYYNMCTYLYGSTFDEARIDFGIRKSNALYGGLKPNVTKVIFVNGDMDPWHRLSVLDHLSQDAPAIFVSGTSHCVDLYSDRPFDPQEMIEARRLIKKTIKYWIGI